One Aster yellows witches'-broom phytoplasma AYWB DNA segment encodes these proteins:
- a CDS encoding SVM family protein (Sequence-variable mosaic (SVM) proteins are highly divergent, but recognized by the shared signal peptide region that defines them.) yields MFEFKKQCKIIYFFLIIFLGISFIFSNNRVMAMNNNEVRNINDLSIEEIKNNIKNKIDEILSQIKKLSDEILQYDRLNLNTMNLKKKLKYLDIKIKKFYIQIGLCNTLIEINQQIWDFSYKRQQLIIKINSPDKEHFDIENCKQITIKVIKLQNKQKELIKKLKH; encoded by the coding sequence ATGTTTGAATTTAAAAAACAATGTAAAATAATTTATTTTTTTTTAATAATTTTCTTAGGAATATCATTTATTTTTAGTAATAATAGAGTTATGGCAATGAATAATAATGAAGTTAGAAATATTAATGATTTATCGATTGAAGAAATAAAGAATAATATAAAAAATAAAATTGATGAAATTTTATCTCAAATTAAAAAATTATCTGATGAAATTTTACAATATGATCGACTTAATCTAAATACAATGAATTTAAAAAAGAAATTAAAATATCTAGATATAAAAATCAAAAAGTTTTATATACAAATTGGATTATGTAATACATTAATTGAAATAAATCAACAAATTTGGGATTTTTCATATAAAAGACAACAATTAATTATAAAAATAAATTCACCCGATAAAGAACATTTTGATATAGAAAATTGTAAACAAATAACAATTAAAGTTATTAAATTACAAAATAAACAAAAAGAATTAATAAAAAAATTAAAACATTAA
- a CDS encoding SVM family protein (Sequence-variable mosaic (SVM) proteins are highly divergent, but recognized by the shared signal peptide region that defines them.), which produces MFKLKTNLLFFKIVLFISLELFLIINNNSVMAINYENESISYKMNTINVIEKQIIDFVENSKQKYSNLINNDIKNLTKWIVLNGDKEDKNQILLILEQILQNNLNK; this is translated from the coding sequence ATGTTTAAATTAAAAACAAATTTATTATTTTTTAAAATCGTTTTATTTATTAGTTTAGAATTATTTTTAATTATTAATAATAATTCCGTTATGGCGATTAATTATGAAAATGAATCAATTTCATACAAGATGAATACAATTAATGTTATAGAAAAACAAATAATAGATTTTGTTGAAAATTCAAAACAAAAATATTCAAATTTAATTAATAACGATATTAAAAATTTAACCAAATGGATTGTGTTGAATGGCGATAAAGAAGATAAAAATCAAATTCTTTTAATATTAGAACAAATATTACAAAACAATCTAAATAAATAA
- a CDS encoding DUF2963 domain-containing protein: MKFLKKETKDQKESKQKQKKHKWQLINILCLILIVITIFLSGFILYNKKQKDKIFTNKKELFKMPNPIIQKNKANNNEIVNQNKLTPNENKNNLIDINSNENTQIINIYGSITNNLIKKTTFYPDQKTINLIEKYNPQTKKCLQIKHFTQQGTLFCVIYLDHNTQKITKIIYYQDNNKIDNESKYSLQTGKKISHTYYLKNGVDIDYIDKYNEKEEISETIHYIVTKY; this comes from the coding sequence ATGAAATTTTTAAAAAAAGAAACAAAAGACCAAAAAGAAAGCAAACAAAAACAAAAAAAGCATAAATGGCAATTGATTAACATATTGTGCCTTATTTTAATAGTTATTACAATATTTTTAAGTGGTTTTATTTTATATAATAAAAAACAAAAAGATAAAATATTTACTAACAAAAAAGAATTATTTAAAATGCCAAATCCCATTATCCAAAAAAATAAAGCAAATAATAATGAAATAGTTAATCAAAATAAATTAACTCCAAATGAAAATAAAAATAATTTAATTGATATAAACTCAAATGAAAATACCCAAATAATAAATATATACGGTTCAATAACAAACAATTTAATCAAAAAAACTACTTTTTACCCCGATCAAAAAACTATTAATTTAATTGAAAAATACAACCCCCAAACTAAAAAATGCCTACAAATAAAACACTTTACACAACAAGGAACTTTATTTTGTGTCATATATCTTGATCATAATACTCAAAAAATAACAAAAATAATTTATTACCAAGATAATAACAAAATAGACAACGAATCCAAATATAGCCTTCAAACTGGAAAAAAGATTTCTCACACTTATTATCTCAAAAACGGCGTTGACATTGATTACATAGATAAATACAATGAAAAAGAAGAAATTTCAGAAACAATCCATTATATTGTTACAAAATACTAA